Proteins co-encoded in one Sebastes umbrosus isolate fSebUmb1 chromosome 20, fSebUmb1.pri, whole genome shotgun sequence genomic window:
- the klhl11 gene encoding kelch-like protein 11 codes for MFECLFTCVIYAYELFPKSFHLPLSLPGMAEAPEDRSSSSGAQQSAALLTGDGEPEEAEEFTCSAYCSELSRRQNEQRKSGMFCDVTLVFFSSSGVYNEEEEEEAERVQTLSAHRSVLSAASQYFTLLLGGQFSESVSGRVELKEWSSATGPDPETVESVIQFMYTGQIRVTTANVHEVLELADRFLLAQLKSFCGEFLMKKLNLSNCVAVHSLAHMYTLDQLAQGAAKTIRRNFHKIIRNEEFFTLPFHLVRDWLSDSGITVDSEQELFEAVVKWVHQNEQEREKHFEELLKLLRLSQISPTYLTRVVRKEPLVANNAACQQLVSEAFEVHAVHFENLNQSADLELGATYMAAIQPRLGQNMDVIMVVGGVSEGGDYLSECVGYFVAEDRWVNLPHIHNHLDGHAIAVSDSHVYVAGSMEPGFAKTVERFNPNLNTWEQVSSLTTRKHSFGLTCVKDLLYIIGGHGNFSPGFKDVTVYEPEQDEWHNLEPAPKILRDVKTVSVEDRYIYVMARTPVDMDNEDGLSTVTTCYDTESHKWQEVDSLPLIDNYCSFQMAVASTNFYHTASCCAKSYKVTAEAAQEKISRNISDDILDSLPPEVLSMEGAAVCYLGEDIFIIGGWRNCNNMDKQYRKEGYRYCAERKRWMLLPPLPQPRCRAAACHVRIPYHFLHGCQHYPMPQNLARQRDRMQQMQQLHRRTLTLRRQLQSQIEC; via the exons ATGTTTGAATGTTTATTTACGTGTGTTATATACGCTTATGAGTTATTCCCAAAGAGCTTTCATTTGCCTCTGAGTCTACCCGGTATGGCGGAGGCACCGGAggaccgcagcagcagcagcggtgctCAGCAGAGTGCAGCGCTGCTAACAGGTGACGGAGAACCGGAGGAGGCCGAGGAGTTCACCTGCTCGGCCTACTGCTCGGAGCTCTCCAGGCGGCAGAACGAGCAGAGGAAGTCGGGCATGTTCTGCGACGTGACGCTGGTCTTCTTCAGCAGCAGTGGAGTGTataatgaagaggaggaagaagaggcggAGAGGGTCCAGACGTTATCCGCGCACCGCTCCGTGTTGTCCGCGGCGTCGCAGTACTTCACGCTGCTGCTCGGCGGACAGTTCTCGGAGTCGGTGTCCGGTCGAGTGGAGCTCAAAGAGTGGAGCTCCGCAACAGGACCGGACCCAGAGACCGTGGAGAGCGTCATTCAGTTCATGTACACCGGGCAGATCAGGGTGACCACTGCTAATGTGCATGAGGTGTTGGAGCTGGCTGACAG GTTCCTGTTGGCCCAGCTGAAGAGCTTCTGCGGAGAGTTTCTGATGAAGAAGTTGAACTTGTCCAACTGTGTAGCCGTACACAGCCTCGCCCACATGTACACCTTGGACCAGCTGGCCCAGGGAGCCGCCAAGACCATCAGAAGAAACTTCCACAAAATCATCCGCAACGAGGAATTCTTCACGCTGCCGTTTCACCTGGTGCGGGACTGGCTGTCCGACTCGGGCATCACTGTGGATTCCGAACAGGAGTTGTTTGAGGCGGTGGTGAAATGGGTGCACCAAAAcgaacaggagagagagaaacattttGAGGAGCTGCTGAAACTTTTAAGACTGTCTCAGATTTCTCCTACGTACCTGACACGGGTGGTGAGAAAGGAGCCCTTAGTGGCGAACAATGCAGCTTGTCAGCAGCTGGTGTCTGAAGCCTTTGAGGTCCACGCCGTTCACTTCGAGAACCTCAACCAGTCGGCTGATTTAGAGCTCGGTGCCACCTACATGGCGGCGATCCAGCCTCGTCTCGGCCAGAACATGGATGTAATCATGGTGGTGGGTGGTGTTTCAGAAGGTGGAGACTATTTGAGCGAGTGTGTGGGCTACTTTGTCGCTGAGGACCGTTGGGTAAACCTGCCACACATTCACAACCACCTTGACGGACACGCCATCGCCGTCAGTGACAGCCATGTTTACGTGGCAGGCTCCATGGAGCCAGGATTCGCCAAGACGGTGGAGCGCTTCAACCCCAACCTCAACACCTGGGAGCAGGTCAGCAGCCTGACCACGCGCAAGCACTCCTTCGGCCTCACGTGCGTCAAAGACTTACTCTACATCATCGGCGGTCATGGCAACTTCAGCCCAGGCTTTAAGGATGTTACCGTCTACGAGCCCGAGCAGGACGAGTGGCACAATCTGGAGCCGGCGCCGAAGATTCTGCGAGATGTAAAAACAGTGAGCGTAGAGGACCGCTACATATACGTGATGGCCAGGACTCCTGTAGACATGGACAATGAGGATGGACTGAGCACTGTGACCACCTGCTACGACACGGAGAGTCACAAGTGGCAGGAAGTGGACTCCTTACCGCTTATCGATAATTACTGTAGTTTTCAAATGGCCGTCGCGTCCACCAACTTCTACCACACAGCTTCTTGTTGCGCGAAGAGCTACAAGGTTACAGCCGAGGCCGCTCAGGAGAAAATAAGTAGAAATATCTCTGACGACATCCTCGACAGCCTCCCTCCAGAGGTCCTTAGCATGGAGGGCGCTGCTGTTTGCTACCTGGGTGAAGACATATTCATCATTGGCGGGTGGAGGAACTGCAACAACATGGACAAGCAGTACCGCAAAGAAGGGTACCGTTACTGTGCTGAGAGGAAGCGCTGGATGCTGCTGCCGCCCTTACCCCAGCCACGCTGCAGAGCCGCAGCCTGCCACGTTCGCATCCCGTACCACTTTCTCCACGGCTGCCAGCACTACCCCATGCCCCAGAACCTGGCTCGCCAGCGAGACCGCATGCAACAGATGCAGCAGCTCCATCGGCGCACGCTCACTCTGCGCAGACAGCTGCAGTCTCAAATCGAATGCTGA